In a genomic window of Agarivorans albus:
- a CDS encoding P-loop NTPase fold protein: MSDITIDLSTLVGGVRIKKEQLLQQDANKQMDRLLLSMQEGAKEESREGESYNYLKPLRRCNNTIFIHGERGAGKTTYLHSLIERYQRKEDTKAINAIPLPLIDPTLVSTQQHILVDIIAKFTSLVKTSLSHCCDSDKFERFRSKLDALAEGVQLLSGKVTSSQYDSSWFLSKAIDQSSSGIQLEHSIHALVDVMADILDSELFFIAIDDVDTDTKKAHEVLEVIRCYLTHPRLVVVLTGDLKLYSHIVRRAKYQELSLKDSGGDDGTTKQHVDHLEQQYLAKVLPVEQRVNLKKISEVAELHTVNITYSSSTSFEKVEVKELCKKIFSEALNTPADYLKSHLDFVLSLPVRTVFQLLKTMIEFDMIGPEKKIMYSPVTLKSALYHSFVGSLVKLEIDTESLSQTTTDGHTISYEMFKLLHRHGELETGFYVRPDSGYAQNDYNTAKLYLSACIASQFTSSIDSSISEAIKTMLLCGASSNIYMNFVSDRLATEASEQDYIDYIGLNRFENISSFAAHLGPLVIPEEQGKKAIASGIVRTVRGKPSKFNENFFVEVIAPNERLTKLERLISDHHTFEDLSDYVAAKMLLVASHRAQIGSEGRDYISAYRLLAGIAELLTQEHTDVDKLCTIPTYSYPSFFDKGKKGDEYNVDEIDSVSALDQNQNQNQSNDKILSNALQRWVSKYSGQHRLSSLLLGKIWTRLHYCLNQVSESARNKVEYSVGRGDVVLGIVLSRYVWAIINASLIEESRYGYDYNQAVYKAMSKARNVDTSSRELAKNLNEFVSYKSDDSKMPVTMTLISCPLLWPFLGDDELKAIVGKLLAPEEVESFKQFTSVSKPERLKISGLPIVGFFVN, translated from the coding sequence ATGTCTGATATCACTATTGACCTAAGCACACTTGTTGGCGGAGTCAGAATCAAAAAAGAGCAGTTGTTACAACAAGACGCAAATAAACAAATGGATAGGCTACTACTCTCTATGCAGGAAGGCGCTAAAGAGGAGAGCAGAGAAGGCGAGAGTTATAACTATTTAAAGCCTCTTAGAAGGTGTAATAACACCATCTTTATCCATGGTGAACGTGGGGCAGGTAAAACCACTTACTTGCATTCTTTGATAGAGCGCTACCAAAGAAAAGAGGATACGAAAGCAATAAATGCTATTCCGTTGCCTTTAATCGATCCTACACTTGTTTCCACACAGCAGCACATACTAGTCGATATAATTGCCAAGTTCACATCGCTAGTGAAAACCAGCTTAAGTCATTGCTGTGACTCAGACAAGTTTGAAAGGTTTCGTTCGAAACTTGATGCTCTAGCTGAAGGTGTGCAACTTCTCAGTGGAAAAGTGACATCTTCTCAATATGATTCTTCTTGGTTTCTGAGTAAAGCTATCGACCAGTCTAGCAGCGGTATCCAATTAGAACATAGCATTCATGCTTTAGTGGATGTTATGGCAGATATCCTTGATTCAGAGTTATTCTTCATAGCTATTGATGATGTTGACACTGACACTAAGAAAGCTCACGAAGTGCTAGAAGTAATTCGTTGTTATCTTACTCACCCTCGATTAGTAGTGGTATTGACTGGGGATCTAAAGCTCTATAGCCATATCGTAAGAAGAGCTAAATATCAGGAGTTAAGTTTAAAAGACTCTGGAGGTGACGATGGTACAACGAAGCAACATGTAGATCACTTAGAACAGCAATACTTGGCTAAGGTTCTACCTGTTGAACAACGGGTCAATTTGAAAAAAATAAGTGAAGTTGCGGAGTTACACACCGTGAACATTACTTATTCTTCTTCAACCTCATTTGAAAAAGTAGAAGTAAAAGAGCTTTGCAAAAAGATCTTTAGTGAAGCCTTAAATACTCCGGCAGACTACCTTAAATCACACTTGGATTTTGTATTGAGTCTGCCAGTAAGAACGGTTTTTCAATTGCTTAAAACGATGATTGAGTTTGACATGATTGGCCCAGAGAAGAAGATTATGTATTCTCCTGTAACACTAAAATCAGCTCTTTATCATAGCTTTGTAGGGTCCTTAGTTAAACTAGAAATTGACACCGAAAGCCTTAGTCAGACTACGACCGATGGCCATACTATCAGCTATGAAATGTTTAAATTGCTTCATAGGCATGGAGAGCTGGAAACGGGGTTCTATGTCAGACCTGATAGTGGTTATGCACAAAATGATTACAACACCGCAAAACTCTATCTATCGGCTTGCATCGCCTCTCAGTTTACTTCTTCTATTGATTCGAGCATCTCAGAAGCTATTAAAACGATGCTTTTATGTGGAGCTAGCTCAAACATATACATGAACTTTGTATCTGATCGCCTCGCTACTGAGGCTTCTGAGCAAGATTATATAGATTATATAGGTCTAAATCGCTTCGAGAACATTTCTAGTTTTGCTGCCCATTTAGGCCCTTTAGTTATTCCTGAAGAACAAGGTAAGAAAGCAATTGCCTCAGGGATCGTTCGCACGGTAAGAGGAAAGCCTTCGAAGTTTAATGAGAATTTTTTTGTCGAAGTAATCGCTCCTAACGAAAGATTAACAAAGTTGGAGCGATTGATTTCTGACCATCATACCTTTGAGGACTTATCAGATTACGTAGCTGCTAAGATGTTATTGGTGGCTTCTCATCGAGCTCAAATTGGGAGTGAAGGGCGAGACTATATCTCTGCATATCGCCTTTTAGCCGGGATTGCTGAGCTACTTACTCAAGAACATACTGATGTTGATAAGTTATGTACTATTCCTACTTACTCTTACCCCAGCTTTTTCGATAAGGGTAAAAAAGGCGATGAATATAATGTAGATGAAATCGATTCTGTTTCAGCCCTAGACCAAAACCAAAACCAAAACCAGAGTAATGACAAAATACTAAGTAATGCGTTGCAACGTTGGGTATCTAAATATAGCGGTCAACACAGGCTATCTTCGTTACTATTAGGCAAAATTTGGACTCGTTTACATTATTGCTTGAACCAAGTATCGGAGTCAGCTCGTAACAAAGTTGAGTACAGCGTTGGTCGTGGAGATGTTGTATTAGGGATTGTTTTATCACGATACGTATGGGCAATTATCAATGCATCCCTCATTGAAGAGTCGAGATACGGCTACGATTACAATCAAGCCGTTTATAAGGCAATGAGTAAAGCCCGTAATGTTGACACCTCTTCGAGAGAGCTAGCAAAGAACCTTAACGAGTTCGTAAGCTATAAATCTGATGATTCTAAAATGCCAGTTACTATGACACTTATATCTTGTCCTCTACTTTGGCCATTTTTGGGAGACGATGAGCTTAAAGCTATAGTAGGCAAACTTCTTGCTCCGGAAGAAGTGGAATCATTCAAGCAATTTACTTCTGTTTCAAAACCAGAACGCCTGAAAATATCAGGATTGCCTATCGTTGGCTTCTTTGTAAATTAA